In Runella sp. SP2, the genomic window TCGCTGATTTTCATAGTCTTTGGATGAGAGAATTGATGCAATTTACACAAAGCTCATGAAAAAAGTTACTGTTTCAACGCCTTCTGATAGGTTGCTAGGCAGCGCTCGCGGGCGGCAGCGTGGTCCACAATTGGTTTGGGATAGTCAAAGCTGTTTATTTCAGGAACCCATTGTTTGATGTAAACCAGTTGCGGGTCGAACTTTTGCGTTTGAGACGTAGGATTAAAGATTCTGAAATAAGGCGCGGCATCCGTTCCTGATCCCGAAGCCCATTGCCAGCCGCCGTTGTTGGCCGATAAATCAAAGTCCAGCAGTTTTTGGGCAAAATACGCTTCTCCCCAACGCCAGTCGATGAGCAAATGTTTGGTCAAAAAACTAGCTACCACCATCCTGACGCGGTTGTGCATGAAGCCCGTCGCGTTGAGTTCGCGCATTCCTGCATCCACAATCGGGTAACCTGTACGGCCTTCGCACCATTTTTTAAATTGGGCTTCGTCGTTGCGCCATTCGATGCGGTCATAATCTGCCCGAAACGCTTTGCCTTCGCCCACGTGTGGGAAGTGCCAAAGAATCTGCATGTAGAAATCCCGCCAAATAAGTTCGTTCAGAAATGTTTCGCTGAGGTCTTTGGTGTGACGCGCAAGCTCCCGAATCGAAATTGTTCCAAAGCGCAAATGCACGCTTAACCGAGACGTACCCTGAATCGAAGGAGTATCACGCCGTTCTTTGTAGTTTTTTACTAACTCATCCCGCACTGTTTTTTGGGGGAAAGGTTGTCCTACGGCCTCAAAACCAATCTCGGCTAAACTAGGAAGTGGGAGTGGAGAAGTCTTATAAAAATGTTGAAAGTAAGCTTCTGTCGGATAGGGTTTTAGGTAAAACGAATTTAGCTTTTCTTTCCATTTGCGGCTGTAAGGAGTAAACACCGTGTAGGGCGTTCCTGCACCGCTCAGTACTTCGCTTTTTTCAAAAATACACTGGTCTTTATACGTATAAAAAGCAATTCCGCGCGCATTGAGCCACTCACCAATGGCTTTATCGCGGCGAATGGCGGCGGGTTCATAATCGTGGTTGGTGTAAACTTCGGCGACGTCGTAATGTTGGGTGAGTTCTTCCCAGCAGGCAGCCGCTGAGCCGTGTTTGACCACCAACGTACTGCCCATTTGCGTCAATTGAGCCTGTAATTCTTGCAAGGCTTGGTGAATAAACTCTACTCGTCTGTCACGCTTGTCATCAAGTTTGTCTAGGATTTCGGTATCAAAAAGGAAAACAGGAAGCACAGGATTGCCCGATTTGAGGGCGTGATACAAAGCAGCATTGTCGTGCAAGCGCAAATCGCGACGAAACCAAAAAATCGTAATTGGTTGACTCATAAAAAAAGCGTAGTGTTTTGAGAACAACTACGCTTTTGGAAAGAATGTTTTTGTAAAAATAAAGTCGGTATTACTTCACTTTCTTGCGACGTTCGTACATTTCCCGCCAAGTGGTGAGGACAATGCCTTCTTTGTCCAAAAAAGTTTTCAATTCGGGGTCGAGCATAGCCCAGAAATCTCCGTAACGCGTAGGCCAAGAATCAGTGATTTCTTTGAAATTATCGCTCGGCGCGGCGCAGTGCATGATCACCATGGTGATGCCAGGTTTCGCTTCTTTGAGGAGTTCGATGTACTTCTGGGTTTTCATTTTGCGCAAATTTTCCTCCGTGTTGGGAGTGCCTGCGGGAAGTTTCCAGCCGTAGGTATCGGCAAATAAATCATCTAGCACGGGCAAACCCGCGTTCCACAACATTTTTCCCACTTGCTGAAATTGCTGAATTTCTTGCGCGGGGCTGCTGCGTTCTTTCGCAATGAGGGTGGCATGACCGCCTGGCAGCATAACGGGGATTTTTTCTTGAATGCCTACTTTTACGTAGCGTTCGGTAAAAGCAGGTGAACCAAACAATGTTCCCATGTGCGAGTCGATATGCGAAGGTTCGACGCCAAAACTCCGAAAACGCGCAATTTGTGCCCGAATTTCGGTTTCTACTTCATCGGCGGAGGCGTGCTTTACTACATCTCCGACGTTCGACCACATTGCGCCTTCTTTATCAAGCAACCCTGGTACTTTATCTCGTCCCGAAATCGGAAACCAACGGTAGCCTTTCCACTCCGAGGTCAGCGTGAGGTGAACGCCCGCGTCGGTGTTGGGGTACTTTTGAAGGTATTTCATGTACGCGGGTACCCATCCACAAGGCATCATAACACTTGTTGAATTGGCCACTCCTTTTTCCATCGCAATGATGGTGCCTTGGTTGGCTTCGTACGACATCCCCGCGTCGTCGATGTGGAATAAAATGATTTTTTTGCCTTTGGGATAGCCCAATTTCTCGGCATACGTTTCTTGAGCTTGGCTAGGGCTGTAGAGGAAAGAAATAAGTGCAGCAACAAAAAAAAGCTGTTTCATGGACAAGCAACGGTTATATTTGTTTGTATAAAGCCTTGCAAGGGTAAACCATACCCAATCAAGTCTCGAAGGGAAGTCCTTCTACTTACTTAGCATTCAGATGAAAAGACTATTACGAAAGTCGCTTTTTGGCTTAGGAGGCCTGTTGTTGGCAGGCACGGCGCTTACGTATGCGCCGCCTTTGGTGCATATTCGCAACTATGTGGAGCGGGGCGCAGTCGATATTTTGGACTATAAAAAACATCCCGTTCGGCAGGTGTTGGCGTCGGCTCGACCCGAACCTTGGCCTTTGGATTCTACGCTTAACAAAGCCAAGATTTCTCAAAACTTGATAGATACCCTCGAAAAGTACGAAACCACGGCTTTTTTGGTTTTTAAAGACGGCAAACTCAAGTATGAGCACTACTGGGAAGGCTACGATACCAAAACGCTGAGTCAGTCGTTTTCGGCGGCCAAAAGTGTGATTTCGATGCTTGTGGGAATTGCCCTCAACGAAAATAAAATCAAAAGCTTAGACGAGCCGATTTCGCACTACATCGGGTCTTTTTCGGAGGGAGAAAAAAAGAAAATTACGGTTCGGCACTGCCTCACGATGAGTTCGGGCTTGAATTGGCACGAAAAAGACCGTGGGGTATTTAGCAACAACGCCTACGGATATTACGGCGAAGACATTGCCAAAGTTATCGACAACCTCACGGTTGAAAAGTCCGTCGGGAAAGAATTTGAATACCGCAGTGGCGATACCCAAATCTTGGGTTTGGTGTTGGAAAAAGCCTATAATAAGAAAATCTCAGACTTGGTTTCCGAAAAAATCTTTCAGCGGATTGGTTCTGAAACGGACGCCGTTTGGATGCTGGATAAACCCAAAGGCCGCGAAAAATCGTTTTGCTGT contains:
- a CDS encoding deoxyribodipyrimidine photo-lyase; this encodes MSQPITIFWFRRDLRLHDNAALYHALKSGNPVLPVFLFDTEILDKLDDKRDRRVEFIHQALQELQAQLTQMGSTLVVKHGSAAACWEELTQHYDVAEVYTNHDYEPAAIRRDKAIGEWLNARGIAFYTYKDQCIFEKSEVLSGAGTPYTVFTPYSRKWKEKLNSFYLKPYPTEAYFQHFYKTSPLPLPSLAEIGFEAVGQPFPQKTVRDELVKNYKERRDTPSIQGTSRLSVHLRFGTISIRELARHTKDLSETFLNELIWRDFYMQILWHFPHVGEGKAFRADYDRIEWRNDEAQFKKWCEGRTGYPIVDAGMRELNATGFMHNRVRMVVASFLTKHLLIDWRWGEAYFAQKLLDFDLSANNGGWQWASGSGTDAAPYFRIFNPTSQTQKFDPQLVYIKQWVPEINSFDYPKPIVDHAAARERCLATYQKALKQ
- a CDS encoding serine hydrolase, which produces MKRLLRKSLFGLGGLLLAGTALTYAPPLVHIRNYVERGAVDILDYKKHPVRQVLASARPEPWPLDSTLNKAKISQNLIDTLEKYETTAFLVFKDGKLKYEHYWEGYDTKTLSQSFSAAKSVISMLVGIALNENKIKSLDEPISHYIGSFSEGEKKKITVRHCLTMSSGLNWHEKDRGVFSNNAYGYYGEDIAKVIDNLTVEKSVGKEFEYRSGDTQILGLVLEKAYNKKISDLVSEKIFQRIGSETDAVWMLDKPKGREKSFCCFAPTARDYARFGHLMLWKGAWGQQRIVSEKYMNQALSPATNLLDPKSNAPLQVYGFQFWIQPYKNLQTVSMRGLLGQLVWAIPSENAVVVRLGHKESPEKVGPYFRQDSEAYLAAALEVLGQ
- a CDS encoding polysaccharide deacetylase family protein; amino-acid sequence: MKQLFFVAALISFLYSPSQAQETYAEKLGYPKGKKIILFHIDDAGMSYEANQGTIIAMEKGVANSTSVMMPCGWVPAYMKYLQKYPNTDAGVHLTLTSEWKGYRWFPISGRDKVPGLLDKEGAMWSNVGDVVKHASADEVETEIRAQIARFRSFGVEPSHIDSHMGTLFGSPAFTERYVKVGIQEKIPVMLPGGHATLIAKERSSPAQEIQQFQQVGKMLWNAGLPVLDDLFADTYGWKLPAGTPNTEENLRKMKTQKYIELLKEAKPGITMVIMHCAAPSDNFKEITDSWPTRYGDFWAMLDPELKTFLDKEGIVLTTWREMYERRKKVK